The DNA window GCAGTTTGCCCTGTTCGCGAAAGTCGGCCAGGCGTTCGCGCAATTCCTGCTCGATTCCGAAAATCGCCTTGCGGACCGTCTCGGACGAACTGACGAAGTGCCGCGCCGGATAGATCGCGATCCGCTCAATCTCGCCTTTGATCTCGCCGCTGACCGGATCGAAAGTCCGGATGCGCTCAATCTGATCGCCCCAGAGTTCGACGCGGACGCCGTTGACCTCATAAGCCGGGAAGATCTCGATGGTGTCGCCGCGCACGCGAAAATGGCCGCGCGAAAAGTCGATGTCGTTGCGGGTATACTGAATTTCGATCAACTTGCGCAAGATCTGGTTGCGGTCAACCTCTTCACCAGTGCGGAGCAGCACGAGGAGATTCTTGTATTCCGAAGGCGAGCCGATGCCGTAGATGCAGGAGACCGAGGCCACGATGATGACATCGTCACGTTCCAGTAGCGAACTGGTGGCCCGGAGGCGCAGGCGGTCGATGTTGTCGTTGATTGAGGTATCTTTCTCGATGTAGGTGTCGGTTGCCGGGACGTACGCCTCCGGCTGGTAGTAGTCGTAGTAGCTGATGAAGAATTCAACCGCGTTGTCCGGGAAGTAAGACTTAAATTCTCCGTAAAGCTGGGCAGCCAGCGTCTTGTTGTGGGAGATCACCAGGGTCGGCTTACCGACGTTGGCAATCACATTGGCGACGGTGAAAGTTTTGCCGGAACCGGTCACTCCCAGGAGAGTCTGAAATCTCTCGTGATTGAGTACGCCCTCGGAAAGGCGCCGGATCGCTTCCGGTTGGTCGCCGCGCGGTTCATATTTTGAGACCAGCTTGAACTTTGCCATGCCGCTGAAAGTATGCGGAAATCGGGCGAGGTCAATAACATTAGCGAACTGGGGGGCGAGAATCGCGGGACGCCGGCAAGCCGCCCAAGGAAAATTTTAGGAACTTTCACGCGCACAAGATTTTAAGAGAGTCAGATGGAAGAGACACTCAGGTTAGAATGTCCTTGACAAATGGATCGCCGCGACTATCATAAGTGGCTAATTTTGAGACTGTTGAGAGGAGAAACGCAGAGAATATGTATGCCATAGTTGAGGCCGGCGGTCTCCAGTATCGCGTCGCGGAAGGTGATGTCATTCGGGTGCCGCTGCATGTTGCGCAGCCGGGTGAAGCCTTCGCGATTGAGCGCGTTCTGCTGGTGGGAGACGCCGACTCGAGCCGGATCGGCAAGCCGCACGTCGAGGGCGCCCGCGTCGAAACGACGGTGGTGGCGCAGGGTCGCGGCGAAAAGGTGCTGGTTTTCAAGAAGAAGCGCCGCACCAAGTACCGCAAGATGCGCGGGCACCGTCAGGACTTTACGGACCTGAAAGTCGCAAAGATTGTAGTCGCATAACAGACGGGAAGTGATGTTCAGATCACGGGCAGTGCTGGTGATCGGCTTGATCCTCCTGTTGCTGCAGGTAGGAGCGAAGCCGAGCGCGGCGCAGTCATACGAAATCGGCAGCGTGGTGGTGGAACGGAACTCGGCGGTCGAGTCATCGCTGATCGCCGCCGTCGCCGGTCTGACATCCGGAACCAAGCTTTCCTCTACGGCCGTGCAAGAGGCGATTCGCCGCGTGTACGGCCTTGGTCTTTTTTCGGACGTCAAAGTTGCCGGGGAGTTCAGCGGCGGGCGGATCAACCTCAAAATCACGGTGGTCGAATTTCCGCGTTTGGCGGCAATGAAATTCGAGGGCAACAAGTCGATCAAGGACAAGAAGCTCAAGGAGAAGCTCACGGTCTTTGAGCAGCAAACCGTCGGCCCCAGTCAAATCCGCAACAATATCGAAGTCATCAAGAAGCTTTACCGCGAGGAAGGGTACTTTCTCGCCGACGTTGAAGCCGAGTCGGAGCCGCTCGACAGCAATCGCGTGGCGCTGCGGTTCAAGATCAAGGAAAACGAGAAGATCAAGATTCGCCAGGTGGAGTTCGAAGGCAATCAGTTCTTTGACGACGGCAAACTGCGCGGTCAGATGAAGACCAAGGCGGGCGGGTTCCTGCGCTCCGGCTCTTTCAAACGCGAGCAGTTTGAGGACGACAAGGACAAAGTTATCGAGTTCTACCGCAAGCGCGGGTTTATCGATGCGTCTGTGACCGGCGACAGTATCGCGATCGACCCGGACGGCAAGAAGATGGTGCTGTTCGTGCGGGTCAACGAGGGGAACCGCTATTACTTTGGCGACGTAACGTTCAAGGGCAACGAAGTCTACAAGACGGAGTTGCTGCAGGGTCAGATCAAGTTCAGGAAGGGGGATGTCTACAACCAGGAGAAGTTCGAAGAGTCGATGTCTGACCTGTACTCGGTGTATCAGGAGGACGGCTACATCCACGTCCGTATGATCGATAATGTGCAGACCGTGGATTCGATTCTGAATATTGAGTTGGAAATTTCCGAGGGTGTTCCGGCGCACATCAACAAGGTGTTCATCGAAGGAAACTCGAAGACGAAAGAGAAAGTAATCCGCCGCGAGTTGTTTTCGCGGCCGGGGCAGACGTTTCAGCGTTCGATCCTGATGCGCTCACTGCGCAATGTGATGTTGTTGAATTACTTCAGCAACGTCGAGCCGGATGTGCGCAATCTGCCGAATGGCGATATTGACTTGGTTTTCAAGGTTGAAGAGAAGCCGACCGGTCAGATTCAGGCCGGCGCCGGCTATTCCGGCCAGGACAAGCTGGTGGGGACGTTGGGCTTGGGGATACCGAATTTCCGCGGGGAGGGTCAGAATGTCAATCTCGACTGGTCCTTTGGCTCGCGGCGCAACTCGATATCGCTCTCCTTCACGGAGCCCTGGTTGCTGGACACGCCCACGACTCTGGGATTCGATGTTTTCAGCATCAATCGCAATGTCCAATACACCGACGAGGAGTGGACCGAAGGAACGCGGGGACTCGGCGTCCGGCTCGGCCGCCGTCTGCGCTGGCCGGATGATTACTTCCGTGCGTCCGTTCGCTACAGCCTCGAAGAATTTCGCTACTACGATTTCAATCAGACGTATCGCGATCGCTATAAAGATGATCCGCTCAGTCTGCTGCGCTTCGAAAATGACTGGTCGACGACTTCAACTCTCGGCTTGACGATTGTGCGCGACTCCCGCGATTTGTCGCAATTCGCGACCAAGGGATCGCTGCATCAGCTGTCATCGGAGGTTTCCGGCTGGGCGTTGGGCGGCGACTATCGCTACCACAAGCACATCTTCGACATGGCGCGCTATCTGCGGGTCTGGTGGAATGTCGTGTTGGCCGGGAAGGTGCGGATCGGTTGGGTGGACAGCCCGTATGGTTACGACGGTATTCCCTACGGCGAGCGTTTCGCGCCGGGCGGCACCTATCAGGATGGTGTGATTCGCGGCTACGACGATGCGTCAATCGGTCCCCGTAATTCGCGGGGCGGCTACATGCGGGGGCGCTCGGAGATTATTTACAATATGGAATTGCAGGTGCCGATCGTCAACCAGCAGATCTACGCTTTGCTGTTTGCCGATGCGGGCAATGCCTGGGAATCGGGTCGGGCGGTGAAACCGTTCGATCTTGACCGCTACGACGGCCTCAAAAAATCCGTCGGCGCCGGATTCAGAATCGTCATTCCGGGACTCGGGACGATTGGCTTTGACTTTGGTTATGGTTATAATAACCCCGGCGGTGCCGAATGGAAACCACACTTCCAACTCGGAACGACGTTCTAAACAGTTATAGCTCGCCCATGGAGGAGAAAATGGTGTTTCGTACAATGGCAGTTCTTGTCATTGCCCTGGCCGCGATTGCCACAGCGCCAGTGACGCTGCAGGCCCAGGATAAGATCGTGTACATTGACTCATATCGCATCCGGCTCGAGTACAAGGAATTTCAGGACGCGCAGGCGCAGTTCAACAAAGAAGTTGAGACCTGGAATGCCGAGGTGGAGACCGGGCAAAAAGATATCGAGAAGATGGAGGCGGAGTTGGCCAAGCAGTCGCTGATCCTTTCCGAGGCGAAGAAGAAAGAGCGCGAGACCGAGATCGAGACCAAGAAAGCGACCTGGCAGAAGCTGGCCAATGACATTTTCGGCCCCGACGGGCGCGCCGAGAAACGGAATGCCGAATTGACCAAGCCCCTGCTGGACAAGATCAATACCGTGCTGGAGAAACTGGCGTTGCAGGAAGGTTACGCGATGATTCTCGACAGCGTAAACGGCAATATCGCTTACGCGAAAAAGGAGCTCGACATCACCGACCGCGTTCTCGAGGAGCTGGAAAAGACGCAGTAGGCATGAAGTTGAAGGATCTTGCGGCGCGGATCGGCGGCGCCGCGATCGGCGATGGCGAGACTGAAATCCTCCGTCTGAACACGATCGAGGCGGCCGGCCCCGGCGATCTCACTTTTATCGCAAATCCCAAGTATGCGGCGCGACTCGACGCCTCGCGCGCGTCGGCGGTAATTGTCAAGGCGGTTCCAGCAGGTCAGTCGCGGAATTTCCTGGTGCACGACGATCCTTACTATGCCGTGGCGCAGGCGCTGAAGTTGCTTTATCCGGCACCGGGCGCGCTGATTCAGCCCGGTATCGCCGCTTCGGCTCGCGTCGATGCCAGCGCCCAGATCGGCCGTGGCGTGCATATCGGGGAGTTTGTCGAAATCGGAGCCGACACCAGGATCGGTGATGGGAGTCGCGTCATGACCGGCTGCGTCGTCGGCCGCAATTGCCGGATCGGCGACGATTCGCAACTTTATCCCCATGTTGTAGTTTATGATGAGTGTCTGATCGGCAGTCGCGTGGCGATTCATGCCGGCACCGTCGTCGGGGCCGACGGTTTTGGCTATGCGACTCACGCCGGCGTGCATCATAAGGTCTACCAGATCGGCCGCGTGCGCATCGAGGACGACGTCGAGATCGGGGCCAATTGCACGATAGATCGCGGCGCACTCAGCGAAACCGTTATCGGGACGGGCACCAAGATCGACAATCTCGTGCAGATCGCTCATAATGTCCGCATCGGAAGAGGATGCATTATTGTCGCGCAGGTGGGAATCGCCGGTTCGACCGTCCTGGGCGACTATGTGGTGCTTGGTGGCCAAGTCGGTTTGGTGGGGCATCTGGAGATCGGCAGCGGCACCCGCGTCAGCGCCCAGTCCGGCGTCACCAAGTCCTATTCCGGCGGCGATTATGGCGGTACACCGGCACGCCCGATGCGCGAGTACCGCGAGATCGAAGCGCATATTCACCGTCTCCC is part of the Candidatus Zixiibacteriota bacterium genome and encodes:
- a CDS encoding DEAD/DEAH box helicase family protein; amino-acid sequence: MAKFKLVSKYEPRGDQPEAIRRLSEGVLNHERFQTLLGVTGSGKTFTVANVIANVGKPTLVISHNKTLAAQLYGEFKSYFPDNAVEFFISYYDYYQPEAYVPATDTYIEKDTSINDNIDRLRLRATSSLLERDDVIIVASVSCIYGIGSPSEYKNLLVLLRTGEEVDRNQILRKLIEIQYTRNDIDFSRGHFRVRGDTIEIFPAYEVNGVRVELWGDQIERIRTFDPVSGEIKGEIERIAIYPARHFVSSSETVRKAIFGIEQELRERLADFREQGKL
- a CDS encoding OmpH family outer membrane protein, with translation MVFRTMAVLVIALAAIATAPVTLQAQDKIVYIDSYRIRLEYKEFQDAQAQFNKEVETWNAEVETGQKDIEKMEAELAKQSLILSEAKKKERETEIETKKATWQKLANDIFGPDGRAEKRNAELTKPLLDKINTVLEKLALQEGYAMILDSVNGNIAYAKKELDITDRVLEELEKTQ
- the rplU gene encoding 50S ribosomal protein L21; this encodes MYAIVEAGGLQYRVAEGDVIRVPLHVAQPGEAFAIERVLLVGDADSSRIGKPHVEGARVETTVVAQGRGEKVLVFKKKRRTKYRKMRGHRQDFTDLKVAKIVVA
- the bamA gene encoding outer membrane protein assembly factor BamA gives rise to the protein MFRSRAVLVIGLILLLLQVGAKPSAAQSYEIGSVVVERNSAVESSLIAAVAGLTSGTKLSSTAVQEAIRRVYGLGLFSDVKVAGEFSGGRINLKITVVEFPRLAAMKFEGNKSIKDKKLKEKLTVFEQQTVGPSQIRNNIEVIKKLYREEGYFLADVEAESEPLDSNRVALRFKIKENEKIKIRQVEFEGNQFFDDGKLRGQMKTKAGGFLRSGSFKREQFEDDKDKVIEFYRKRGFIDASVTGDSIAIDPDGKKMVLFVRVNEGNRYYFGDVTFKGNEVYKTELLQGQIKFRKGDVYNQEKFEESMSDLYSVYQEDGYIHVRMIDNVQTVDSILNIELEISEGVPAHINKVFIEGNSKTKEKVIRRELFSRPGQTFQRSILMRSLRNVMLLNYFSNVEPDVRNLPNGDIDLVFKVEEKPTGQIQAGAGYSGQDKLVGTLGLGIPNFRGEGQNVNLDWSFGSRRNSISLSFTEPWLLDTPTTLGFDVFSINRNVQYTDEEWTEGTRGLGVRLGRRLRWPDDYFRASVRYSLEEFRYYDFNQTYRDRYKDDPLSLLRFENDWSTTSTLGLTIVRDSRDLSQFATKGSLHQLSSEVSGWALGGDYRYHKHIFDMARYLRVWWNVVLAGKVRIGWVDSPYGYDGIPYGERFAPGGTYQDGVIRGYDDASIGPRNSRGGYMRGRSEIIYNMELQVPIVNQQIYALLFADAGNAWESGRAVKPFDLDRYDGLKKSVGAGFRIVIPGLGTIGFDFGYGYNNPGGAEWKPHFQLGTTF
- the lpxD gene encoding UDP-3-O-(3-hydroxymyristoyl)glucosamine N-acyltransferase — encoded protein: MKLKDLAARIGGAAIGDGETEILRLNTIEAAGPGDLTFIANPKYAARLDASRASAVIVKAVPAGQSRNFLVHDDPYYAVAQALKLLYPAPGALIQPGIAASARVDASAQIGRGVHIGEFVEIGADTRIGDGSRVMTGCVVGRNCRIGDDSQLYPHVVVYDECLIGSRVAIHAGTVVGADGFGYATHAGVHHKVYQIGRVRIEDDVEIGANCTIDRGALSETVIGTGTKIDNLVQIAHNVRIGRGCIIVAQVGIAGSTVLGDYVVLGGQVGLVGHLEIGSGTRVSAQSGVTKSYSGGDYGGTPARPMREYREIEAHIHRLPQRMDELKRLKSEVEELRKQLAEMRRP